One part of the Roseomonas gilardii genome encodes these proteins:
- the cydB gene encoding cytochrome d ubiquinol oxidase subunit II has product MEFPLDYATLRVIWWGLMGVLLIGFALTDGWDMGVAALLPFVARTDVERRMVINSIGPTWEGNQVWFILGGGAIFAAWPFVYAVSFSGFYLAMFLVLAALILRPVGFKYRSKRPGAAWRARWDWALFIGGFVPALVFGVAVGNVLRGVPFRLDGDLRAFYDGTLLGLFTPFTLVCGLLSVAMLVLHGTAFLSVKLEHGAVHDRARRFGTVAALASILLFALGGAFVAYGDMGFRLTGVVDPAGFSNPLRSGTVAAAGAWLDNYSTYPWMKIAPALGFGGAVLALLGILWRKEVPAFLGSSLSTLGIISTVGLSMFPFILPSSVDASSSLTVWNASSSHRTLFIMLVVTVIFLPIVLAYTAWVYRVLWGRVTSQDVAANPHFY; this is encoded by the coding sequence ATGGAATTCCCCCTGGACTACGCGACCCTGCGGGTCATCTGGTGGGGGCTGATGGGCGTGCTGCTCATCGGCTTCGCCCTCACCGATGGCTGGGACATGGGTGTCGCCGCGCTGCTGCCCTTCGTCGCCCGCACGGATGTGGAGCGGCGGATGGTGATCAACAGCATCGGCCCGACCTGGGAAGGCAACCAGGTCTGGTTCATCCTGGGCGGCGGCGCGATCTTCGCCGCCTGGCCCTTCGTCTATGCCGTCAGCTTCTCCGGCTTCTACCTCGCCATGTTCCTGGTGCTGGCGGCGCTGATCCTGCGGCCCGTCGGCTTCAAGTACCGCAGCAAGCGCCCCGGCGCGGCCTGGCGCGCGCGCTGGGACTGGGCGCTGTTCATCGGCGGCTTCGTCCCGGCCCTGGTCTTCGGCGTGGCGGTGGGCAACGTGCTGCGCGGCGTGCCCTTCCGGCTGGATGGCGACCTGCGCGCCTTCTACGACGGCACGCTGCTCGGCCTCTTCACCCCCTTCACCCTGGTCTGCGGCCTGCTCTCGGTGGCCATGCTGGTGCTGCACGGCACGGCCTTCCTGAGCGTCAAGCTGGAGCATGGCGCGGTGCATGACCGCGCGCGGCGCTTCGGCACCGTGGCGGCGCTGGCCTCGATCCTGCTCTTCGCCCTCGGCGGCGCCTTCGTCGCCTATGGCGACATGGGCTTCCGCCTGACCGGCGTGGTGGACCCGGCCGGCTTCTCCAACCCGCTGCGCTCCGGCACCGTCGCCGCGGCCGGCGCCTGGCTGGACAACTACAGCACCTATCCCTGGATGAAGATCGCCCCCGCCCTGGGCTTCGGCGGCGCCGTCCTCGCCCTGCTGGGCATCCTGTGGCGCAAGGAGGTGCCGGCCTTCCTCGGCTCCTCGCTTTCCACCCTGGGCATCATCAGCACGGTGGGCCTGTCGATGTTCCCCTTCATCCTGCCGAGCTCGGTGGATGCCTCCTCCAGCCTGACGGTCTGGAACGCCTCCTCCTCTCACCGGACCCTGTTCATCATGCTGGTGGTGACCGTGATCTTCCTGCCGATCGTGCTGGCCTACACCGCCTGGGTCTACCGGGTGCTCTGGGGCCGCGTGACCAGCCAGGACGTCGCCGCCAACCCGCATTTCTACTGA
- a CDS encoding cytochrome ubiquinol oxidase subunit I, with product MDPGVVDLSRLQFALTALYHFLFVPLTLGLSFMLVIMESVYVMTGRPIWRTITQFWGLIFGINFVLGVATGLTMEFQFGTNWSYFSHYVGDIFGAPLAIEGLMAFFLEATFVGLMFFGWDRLSRLGHLFVTFMVALGTNLSALWILIANGWMQNPVGAAFNPETMRMEVVDFMSVLFNPIAQAKFVHTVSAGYVIASVVVLGISAFYLLRNRHVGFARRSMAVAAAFGLASSLSVVVLGDESGYALTDNQKMKLAAIEAAWHTEESPAGLTLFGLPNFAERRTDYSVQIPWVLGLIATRSLDKQVTGMSELVLLAQERIASGQIAYGAVQVLKQDPKDAAARATFAQHGRDLGYGLLLKRYVDDPRQATPAQVEQAAWDTVPSVPLMFWSFRIMAGVGFTMIALFATAFVLCSMRRFDQRWFLRLCVLALPLPWVATELGWVIAEMGRQPWAIEGVLPTALGASSLSRAALWTTIVGFTLLYGTLAVIEVGLILRTVRRGPYAGHEDPQPQPGALPATPMTA from the coding sequence ATGGATCCGGGTGTCGTCGACCTATCGCGACTGCAATTCGCGCTGACCGCGCTGTACCACTTCCTCTTCGTGCCCCTGACGCTGGGCCTCTCCTTCATGCTGGTCATCATGGAGAGCGTCTACGTGATGACCGGGCGCCCCATCTGGCGCACCATCACGCAGTTCTGGGGCCTGATCTTCGGCATCAACTTCGTGCTCGGCGTCGCCACCGGCCTGACGATGGAGTTCCAGTTCGGCACGAACTGGTCCTACTTCTCGCACTACGTGGGCGACATCTTCGGTGCGCCGCTGGCGATCGAGGGGCTGATGGCCTTCTTCCTGGAGGCCACCTTCGTCGGGCTGATGTTCTTCGGCTGGGACCGGCTGAGCCGGCTCGGGCACCTCTTCGTCACCTTCATGGTGGCGCTGGGCACCAACCTCTCGGCGCTGTGGATCCTGATCGCCAACGGCTGGATGCAGAATCCGGTCGGCGCGGCCTTCAACCCCGAGACCATGCGCATGGAAGTCGTGGACTTCATGTCCGTGCTCTTCAACCCGATCGCGCAGGCCAAGTTCGTCCACACCGTCTCCGCCGGCTACGTCATCGCCTCGGTGGTGGTGCTGGGCATCTCCGCCTTCTACCTGCTGCGCAACCGGCATGTCGGCTTCGCGCGGCGCTCGATGGCGGTGGCGGCGGCCTTCGGCCTCGCCTCCTCGCTCTCGGTCGTGGTGCTGGGCGACGAGTCCGGCTACGCGCTCACCGACAACCAGAAGATGAAGCTGGCCGCCATCGAGGCCGCCTGGCACACCGAGGAATCGCCCGCCGGGCTCACCCTCTTCGGCCTGCCGAACTTCGCCGAGCGCCGCACCGACTACTCCGTGCAGATCCCCTGGGTGCTGGGGCTGATCGCCACCCGCAGCCTGGACAAGCAGGTGACGGGCATGTCGGAGCTGGTGCTGCTGGCGCAGGAGCGCATCGCCTCCGGCCAGATCGCCTATGGCGCCGTGCAGGTGCTGAAGCAGGACCCGAAGGATGCCGCGGCCCGCGCGACCTTCGCGCAGCACGGGCGTGACCTGGGCTACGGGCTGCTGCTGAAGCGCTATGTGGACGACCCCCGCCAGGCAACGCCGGCGCAGGTCGAGCAGGCGGCCTGGGACACCGTGCCGAGCGTGCCGTTGATGTTCTGGAGCTTCCGCATCATGGCCGGGGTCGGCTTCACCATGATCGCGCTCTTCGCCACGGCCTTCGTGCTCTGCTCGATGCGCCGCTTCGACCAGCGCTGGTTCCTGCGGCTCTGCGTGCTGGCCCTCCCGCTGCCCTGGGTGGCGACGGAGCTGGGCTGGGTCATCGCCGAGATGGGCCGCCAGCCCTGGGCGATCGAGGGCGTGCTGCCGACCGCGCTCGGCGCCTCCTCCCTGTCCCGTGCCGCGCTCTGGACCACGATCGTGGGCTTCACCCTGCTCTACGGCACCCTGGCGGTGATCGAGGTCGGGCTGATCCTGCGCACCGTCCGCCGCGGACCCTATGCGGGGCATGAGGACCCGCAGCCCCAACCCGGCGCGCTGCCCGCGACGCCGATGACCGCCTGA
- the cydD gene encoding thiol reductant ABC exporter subunit CydD has product MPHPAPDRQSATRRRAWLRAASREGGRWNALAVLLLCLDGLAAIGFAAALAGGLVSLERGLAATAPWLLLGLGAALARGLLARLSLQAGARAARRAKTALRRRIVVASLAIPAGERPASGALLNAAVDEVETLDGYLARFLPARQAAALVPFLVLLAAAWASPVSAGILLLTLPPFILALALAGGAAADAQRRQFSALSRLSEVFADRVRALPVLLAFGAEEREATRLASAAEELRRRTVGVLRVAFLSSGALEFFAALSVALVAVYAGFNLLGLLPVKMPGTLTLAEAFFVLALAPEFYAPMRRLAAAYHEKQAAEVAADRLSALEAMAKAPASRAAPLRQAPAIRFQDVTVRYPGEERPALSGFSLDIAPGETVALLGPSGAGKSTVLNLLLGLAPLSGGEVLVDGLALSEAGSFAPSVAWMGQAPLIVPGSLAGNIALSRPDATPSALAPAIAVAAEQAGLGTLLARREGGLEARLDERGSGLSGGERRRVALARALLKPAPILLLDEPTAHLDAASEAALVETIRRVTAKGGHTTLIATHSERLAAVADRVLRLS; this is encoded by the coding sequence ATGCCGCACCCCGCCCCCGACAGGCAGAGCGCCACCCGCCGCCGCGCCTGGCTCCGCGCCGCCAGCCGCGAAGGCGGCCGCTGGAACGCCCTCGCCGTCCTGCTGCTCTGCCTCGACGGCCTTGCCGCCATCGGCTTCGCCGCCGCGCTGGCGGGCGGGCTGGTGTCGCTGGAGCGGGGCCTCGCCGCCACCGCGCCCTGGCTGCTGCTGGGCCTGGGCGCCGCGCTGGCGCGCGGGCTGCTCGCCCGGCTCTCGCTGCAGGCCGGGGCACGGGCGGCCCGGCGGGCCAAGACGGCGCTGCGCCGGCGCATCGTGGTGGCGAGCCTTGCCATCCCCGCCGGGGAGCGTCCGGCCAGCGGCGCCCTGCTGAACGCGGCGGTGGACGAGGTGGAGACGCTGGACGGCTACCTCGCCCGCTTCCTGCCCGCGCGGCAGGCGGCGGCGCTGGTGCCCTTCCTGGTCCTGCTCGCCGCCGCCTGGGCCAGCCCGGTCAGCGCCGGCATCCTGCTGCTCACCCTGCCGCCCTTCATCCTGGCCCTGGCCCTGGCCGGCGGGGCCGCGGCGGATGCGCAGCGGCGGCAGTTCTCGGCCCTGTCGCGCCTGTCGGAAGTCTTCGCCGACCGGGTGCGGGCGCTGCCGGTGCTGCTGGCCTTCGGGGCGGAGGAGCGCGAGGCCACGCGCCTCGCCAGTGCCGCCGAGGAGCTGCGCCGCCGCACCGTGGGCGTGCTGCGCGTCGCCTTCCTGTCCTCCGGCGCGCTCGAATTCTTCGCCGCCCTCTCGGTGGCGCTGGTCGCCGTCTATGCGGGCTTCAACCTGCTCGGCCTGCTGCCGGTGAAGATGCCGGGGACGCTGACGCTGGCGGAGGCCTTCTTCGTGCTGGCCCTGGCGCCGGAATTCTACGCCCCGATGCGCCGCCTCGCCGCCGCCTATCACGAGAAGCAGGCCGCCGAGGTCGCCGCCGACCGGCTTTCCGCGCTGGAGGCCATGGCGAAGGCCCCCGCGAGCCGGGCCGCGCCGCTGCGCCAGGCCCCCGCGATCCGCTTCCAGGACGTCACGGTCCGCTATCCGGGCGAGGAACGGCCGGCCCTGTCCGGCTTCAGCCTGGACATCGCGCCGGGCGAGACGGTGGCGCTGCTGGGCCCAAGCGGCGCGGGCAAGAGCACTGTGCTGAACCTGCTGCTGGGCCTGGCGCCGCTGAGCGGGGGCGAGGTGCTGGTGGACGGGCTCGCCCTGTCGGAGGCGGGCTCCTTCGCCCCCTCCGTCGCCTGGATGGGGCAGGCGCCGCTGATCGTGCCGGGCAGCCTGGCCGGGAACATCGCCCTGTCGCGCCCGGATGCGACGCCATCGGCACTGGCGCCCGCCATCGCGGTGGCGGCGGAACAGGCCGGGCTCGGCACGCTCCTCGCCCGGCGCGAGGGCGGCCTGGAGGCACGGCTGGACGAGCGTGGCAGCGGCCTGTCCGGCGGCGAGCGGCGCCGCGTCGCCCTGGCCCGCGCCCTGCTGAAGCCGGCGCCGATCCTGCTGTTGGACGAGCCGACCGCGCATCTCGACGCCGCCTCGGAGGCGGCCCTGGTGGAGACCATCCGGCGCGTCACCGCGAAGGGCGGCCACACCACCCTGATCGCCACCCATTCCGAGCGCCTGGCGGCCGTCGCCGACCGCGTGCTGCGCCTGAGCTGA